A portion of the Glandiceps talaboti chromosome 13, keGlaTala1.1, whole genome shotgun sequence genome contains these proteins:
- the LOC144444612 gene encoding uncharacterized protein LOC144444612 has protein sequence MAEGSTKKHLMYIYSKIESFNSAAATVRRSITDMINGDGDLKDNVEVLDYDGVNQRPLDSAYTVTAVVVIDSRQTRTLITPERRDPNVDHWDDLNMLYREKTKPKGFTAKDMTFDVVPLLKLHTYWDKDNDASALFRKVIEQTEGKLCDTESLDVDMLIYLYRLHIFRTDVAVMDLNDE, from the exons ATGGCCGAGGGATCGACAAAAAAACACTTAATGTACATTTATTCGAAAATCGAATCTTTCAACTCCGCTGCAGCTACAGTCCGGAGATCAATAACGGATATGATCAACGGTGATGGGGATTTGAAAGACAACGTCGAAGTATTGGATTATGACGGAGTAAACCAACGTCCACTCGACAGTGCCTACACCGTCACTGCTGTAGTCGTCATCGACTCCCGTCAAACTCGTACCCTAATAACTCCGGAAAGACGCGACCCTAACGTCGATCATTGGGATGACCTCAATATGCTTTATCGTGAAAAGACAAAACCTAAAG GTTTCACTGCCAAGGATATGACCTTTGACGTTGTACCGCTACTAAAGTTACATACATATTGGGACAAAGATAACGATGCAAGTGCCTTGTTTAGAAAAGTCATCGAACAAACCGAAGGGAAGCTATGTGACACCGAAAGCCTAGATGTTGATATGCTAATCTATCTCTACAGATTACACATATTCAGGACTGATGTGGCTGTAATGGACCTGAATGATGAGTAA
- the LOC144444344 gene encoding uncharacterized protein LOC144444344 produces MVAIIVIIIIIIIFIIWEPYEALQRIRVDGSGNTVCDFSNSEIEQSTIHIHLDKNEVKVTSVKDTSNTNEKDQPSCQADCLSSARDLLAPDDSPVITIIKTPNRNDGVCNGFLTPRHPHTHTDHCVALAVTKNKGSGDLLMCDFSTGQDIYLIKILEVNRHAHDASIDKKENQAESSLAQTLQPKNKLPRLPRENNIHRSLYYRIWNGWEFQTVLQESRGCETILKPWIQTYWFRFFGQSAIYHVTFGLYYNKGCLETATLIDKMQISVRTSGKRPRKNKKEMTTLVTYGVSRLKRPKIMLSEKYAFITDKLWELSFSGRWQDVDIMCDELCRKMKNSTTTDLQITILCHHGILACLRKDFDKVEELMGSARLLLPRAENQQLLEARIEYLMGYSYKCQRLPGKAQEYFESVFQILLGMESCQFHGDCLYNMACIKYDLISLQANPPNELFKDVVADLGRSVDLMSSDLPKVAYYPRQRALVRMANALTDCDTCAGRTRNRDEAFAHRNVREARKIIQNIENNELISCECCILQAKAHCCFRLKQFEKAEQYAIAALRINESREFNSEISQIEHLLLDIRLNRNVDYSSINISELDEELSTGEYGDESATLDG; encoded by the exons ATGGTTgccattattgttattattataattattatcattttcatcatatGGGAGCCATACGAAG CTTTACAAAGGATAAGGGTGGATGGTAGTGGAAACACCGTCTGTGATTTTAGTAACAGTGAAATTGAACAGTCAACAATTCATATTCATCTTGACAAAAATGAGGTCAAAGTTACTTCTGTCAAAGACACCTCcaacacaaatgaaaaagaCCAACCATCTTGCCAGGCGGATTGTCTATCTAGTGCCAGAGACTTATTAG CTCCTGACGACAGTCCAGTGATAACCATCATCAAAACCCCAAATCGAAACGATggtgtttgcaatggttttctAACGCCTCGCCATCCACATACCCACACAGACCACTGTGTTGCATTAGCAGTGACAAAAAATAAAGGGAGTGGTGACCTGCTGATGTGTGATTTCTCTACTGGTCAG GATATCTATTTGATCAAGATACTGGAGGTAAATAGACATGCGCACGATGCCAGCATAGACAAAAAGGAAAATCAGGCAGAATCGTCACTCGCACAAACTCTTCAACCTAAAAACAAACTACCTAGGCTCCCGAGAGAAAACAACATTCACAGATCTCTCTATTATCGTATATGGAATGGTTGGGAATTTCAAACTGTTTTGCAAGAATCTAGAGGGTGTGAAACAATCCTAAAACCATGGATTCAGACCTATTGGTTTCGATTCTTTGGACAATCTGCTATTTACCATGTTACCTTTGGACTGTACTACAACAAAGGTTGTCTAGAAACTG CAACTCTTATAGACAAAATGCAGATTTCAGTGCGAACATCTGGCAAGCGACCCCGGAAGAATAAAAAGGAGATGACAACATTAGTTACGTATGGTGTGTCTAGATTGAAGAGACcga aaattatGCTTAGTGAGAAATACGCATTCATTACTGATAAACTTTGGGAGTTATCTTTCTCAG GGAGATGGCAAGATGTGGATATTATGTGTGATGAATTGTGTCGGAAAATGAAGAACTCTACCACTACGGATCTACAGATAACAATACTgtgtcat CATGGCATATTGGCATGTCTACGTAAAGACTTCGACAAGGTTGAGGAACTGATGGGGAGTGCTCGTCTTCTTCTTCCAAGAGCCGAAAACCAACAACTTCTTGAGGCAAGGATTGAGTACCTAATGGGATACTCATATAAATGCCAGAGATTGCCTGGCAAGGCACAAGAGTATTTTGAATCAGTGTTTCAG ATTCTTCTTGGGATGGAAAGCTGCCAGTTTCATGGCGATTGCTTGTACAACATGGCGTGTATAAAGTACGACCTTATAAGTTTGCAAGCGAACCCTCCAAACGAATTATTCAAG GACGTGGTAGCAGACTTGGGGCGATCTGTTGATCTGATGTCGTCGGATTTGCCAAAGGTAGCATATTATCCTCGTCAACGAGCATTAGTACGGATGGCGAACGCTTTGACCGATTGCGACACGTGTGCAGGACGTACACGAAACAGAGATGAAGCTTTTGCTCACAGGAATGTTCGAGAAGCAAGGAAAATCATTCAAAACATCGAAAACAATGAATTGATTTCGTGCGAGTGCTGTATTCTACAGGCAAAAGCACATTGCTGTTTCCGTTTGAAACAGTTTGAGAAAGCTGAACAGTACGCAATAGCTGCCCTGCGAATAAACGAGTCCAGGGAATTCAACTCAGAAATATCACAGATAGAACATCTGCTTTTAGATATTAGGCTAAACAGGAATGTAGATTATTCATCTATAAATATTTCGGAATTAGACGAGGAGCTGTCAACAGGCGAATACGGTGATGAAAGCGCCACTCTTGACGGATAA